Genomic window (Clarias gariepinus isolate MV-2021 ecotype Netherlands chromosome 4, CGAR_prim_01v2, whole genome shotgun sequence):
CTTTGCTTTTTGTAGAGATCATCAGTATATTGTCTTTTTATGTATCTCGCAGGCTCTGCTTATGCCTGGGGCATGGGCACCAACATGCAGCTGGGCACAGGAGATGAAGATGATGCCTGGAGCCCAGTAGAGATGGTGGGCAAGCAGCTGGAGAACAGGGTTGTTTTTTCTGTCTCCAGTGGAGGGCAGCACACTGTCTTACTGGTCAAAGACAAGCAAGAGAGCTGATATTAAACCCAAATACTGAAAGCTGAGCTGTATTACTGTTCTAATGGTTAAAAACTATAGCTTGATCTGGGGTGGTGGGGGGGGAATCAAAGGTtaaactgtactgtatctaGCTAGATAGATTAGGCTGGCTTAGAGATGGTGGGTCTGATTTAAACATTTCTCCCACTTTGTGGAGAGCCCAAACATTCACTGGAAGTGTTCCAGTAAACCATGATCAAAAGActatttttaaaaccgttttttttccctttcttttcttcttctttttaaattctttttaataGGAATCAGTAGTAAGCGTTGAGTATTGCCAgctgagtgaacatgtgtatgtAAAGTTATTAATTGTTTAGAGATTTTAGGAATTGTCTCTACAAAGGgattttaaaagttaataattTTGCCCAGAGCAATATGTATGTGCAGTGGCTTCAGCTGCAATGTATTCTCTGCAGTTTTACAGGAAAAAGAACTTTATTGCTGTTATTTGCAGTATTCAACTGTTTTCCTTGAAATTACCAGTTGTTGATTGATTGCCCTGTGGGAAgtgtaataaaaatttaagttcttacaaaGTTTTGTTAATGAATTTTGCTCAGGGTTGAATACATGACTTCTCAGCCATTGGTGATTGTCCATACTGGTAGTATTTCTGCttagggctgggcgatttggcctaaaatcaaaatctcgattaattgaacattttaactTGATTACGATTAATGAacgattattttattcatttttttgcacTAATAACATGCGATTGTGCTTTAAGTGTTAAAACAAACTGGTGGTGTTACCTTTGGGCGTCGAAACGTTTTTCTACAGTATTTACATCTGACTGCATTTTTCTTTGGTACAAGCTGCTCTTGTTACTTagttgtctcagtgtttaagctcTCCATGCTCGACATGTTGGCGAAATAAGGTAACGGAGCGGGGTCACGTGACTCCACACGCGGCAATatttttaaagggaaagtaaTCGAAATAATCGACCTGGGAAAATTTTACCGATTATAGGTTCTAATTGTCGATTTCGATTACTTTTCGATTAATCGCCCAGCCCTATTTCTGCTTCTTTTACTCCAAACTGCCCCATTTTAGAGCAGACACCTTACCAATTTCATGCTTAATTGCCATACAAAGAAAATCACAAGGTGTATACATGgtgtttttaaatctaattataaGTATCTGCATTTTGCCTTTAGCATAATGACTGTGATTTTGAGTAAAAAGTTGCATTTGGATAATTTGTGCGAGAGCCTAAATGACTAGTCATGCTGCACAAAATTATCTCAAATGTGCTTAAATTGTCCTTGTGGTATTTAAGTAGTTTCAGAACAATTTCTGAATTTCAGATCTATCCAAATCTAGGATTGAAGAGTGAATTGCATTGTGCTTTTCTTTTAGTTTCGCAGTGAGTCATGCAGAGACTGTACAGTGTGAGCTGAAAAGCCCTTGTTGGCTCATTTTGTCTAAAACCTTTGAAATGCTAACAGCCTCTTGTGCCAGCACTTAACTGGCCTCCATCATTTTTCCTATTATTTTAGCAAGCTTTTCCACCCTAAAGTTCTGTTTAGATTCACATTTTCCTAGCATGTTACTTGTTAATTTCTTCAAAAGTGACCATCCTAAAAACTGCTCATTCTGCCTTAATGAGCAGTGATTTCTCCGTAATGGCAAATGCAAAAATTAGGTTTGACTGTGTGAAAAGGTCAGTAATGTTTGGTAGAACCACTGTGTAAATGATGTTTTTCATGATAAATGAGCTCAGTGTTTGTCTTCCTGCATGTATTTCCCAGGATTTTAGCTGTCAAGATCCATGTCCTATGTGCAGTAAAGGGGAATAacgattcagttatgaatcatgTTTCTTTTATGTGACGGTTACTAAATCATTAACTTCCCTGCagttaatgatttattaaataataatgattcaGTAAATAATTAACTGCCATGCGTTAGTCAAGTTGAATTGAGACTTATGAGGGATAAAATggtgccttttctttttttttttctcttctccatcctacaggtggcactcGCACGCTGTTCACACTAGAAATTAGAAATCCAAATCTATTCACAGATTTAAATCCTTTCATTGGATCCAGGTCTTACAAGTCTTTGTAATTTGAATCAGTAGGCATTCTGACTGCTTTTGCCAAGTCTCTTTGGATCCAGCTTTTTTGCTACATGATTTGGGCTATTATAAAGGAAAAAGGGTTGTATAACCCAGATTTGCTCATCTATAGTTCACACAATGGCGTTTTGTGTTGAAGTGAATTATTTCCCCAAGTCGtagttttttggttttatatcatttttagtTGTTGAGATACATGCTGCTCATTAAAATGTACCTTTTTTGGTTAATGTTTAaggtaaatgttaaactcttataattgaatttaagtatttttattttattttttattttaagtttaaaggAATGGGCTTTATTTACTTGTGGTTGAATAACGTTTTTGAATTTTAAGGTTCAAGGTCCTATCCAAGCAAGATCTTGATAAAATTTAGAAGTTTAGAGCATTTTCCGTCTGAGCTGTAAATCTTTGTAGCTATAGCTATGCTTGGTCCCTTGGTGGTTTTTTTGTGTAATGGCCTCTTGCCATGTCAGTATTGACCGCTTCTTGGtcttaatgattttaacaaacTGCCCCCTTGAAAGAACCAgtcatttttatgtaatttttttcacacatactgCCTGTTACTTTTTGGAAAAgggtaaaacctttttttttttttaatttttacgtTTCCTTACAATATAAAGGCTTCAGAGCAAAAATGAAAACCCTTGCATTTTTCTTCTTAAACTATCTTAATCATTGCTTACAATGCTATTGGCAATTTTTTTGCAGATCATTCCCGATAAACCAAAATGCAAAttacaaatacaatataaattgACCAGTTTCTGTCAGTATGTACCTTAAATGCATTGCGAGTAATCTTTTGTTAGGCTCACCATGACCATGAAATGCGTAAATTGTGGTTTctgagtttttatttcaaagtaTACTTTTTGTAGTGTAATATTGGGTGCTTTCATTTATACTTGCTTATTTTTGTGTATTGACTACAGCTCCTACCAATCATCATAGTTTTTTATGCCTGAAGTGGGTGTGATTTGTGTTTGACGTATTTGAGCTGTTTTATTCATGTGATGACAAATTTCCTGCCGATTCTGACTTGAACCCCCGTCCCCACCACCACCAATTATAGCAGACTGCGTTTCTATTTTAGAAGGAACACACAAACTTTAAGTTATATTTTTCTCcccagatttatttttaaaaatacattctatttttgtctcacaatgttttttttttttttttttttttttgtcaagttaATCTTTTAATTATCCAAGAACTCCTAAACCATAAAATTTGACTGCAGGACACAATACTGCTTTGTGTTGTCTCCCCTGATTCAAATCATTTTGCTAAAAccagtatttttattatatgaaaGATGTTTGGTTTAGTCTTGCTTTCTCTGGTATAATCAGTAAGGTGATTCCTTACTGCTGAAAGGCATTGAAGTCGTGTCCGTCTCTCTCACAGGCTGCTTTTCACCCACATGTATAAAATCTCTGTGACAAAAACAGCTCTGCTCTCCGACATGCTCTCTTGTATAAAGGCACTTAGGTCCTTGAGAAAATTATGATCAGACCTTTTGAAGGCAAAACCCCTTCTGGTATCTTATTTAATGTGACTGTCCTCTACCAGGTTTAAAAAATCAGAATACAATTACCAATACATTAGATAAACTAAAAATGGATTTAGTACTTTAACTCGCTTGATGCAGGCTGACTGAACAAGCATCATGGCAGTACATTTATTCTCttgtaatgtgtgtttttttttttttgtttgtttgtttttattgctattctaaaactttaatttttattcattcattttcagtaTACTTAACAATTACTGTAGATGGTTGTGTACTATACCAACCTCTATTTTGCTGGCCAACAGTATGACCAGACAGTGTTTGATTTAACCATCAGTGCGGTGTtaaaggcaaaaataaataaatctcataACCTGACTGAGCCAACTGCTGTTcttgatttacatttaggcatttggaaaACAATCTTATCATGAGCAACTTGGacaagtgctttgaagtttctatCATTGAATAGATCCTTATATGGTTATTAGGTTACCAACTAAGTACCATAAGTCAAACCCACTTGgcgagtgttttatttttattttttgttggtcGGGGGGATGATTAAAGCcaagaggtaagtgggtgccagaccgtttttagctttgtagttGTAGGCAACTATCAGTATTTTGAATTTGACGTGTGCAGCTATatgaagccagtgcagggagcggagaagtGGAATGGTGTGCGAAGGTTGAAAACAAGCCATGCAGCTGCATTCAGAGGACAAATGGTGCACAAAGGCAGACcttgccaggagtgagttgcactagtccagtcttgaaataaaaatgaaaagtgccTGTGTGGAAAGAAATGTACAAATTCTTTTGATATGGTGAAGAAATCgtcaagagcgagtaaggttagcaatgtgtCAGGAAAATTACCATTGATTGTTGAGAAtaaccccaagattgcgggcagtgacCGAAAAAGTGGTgtgattgttgtccagggagatcaTGAGATCCTTATAGGGTAATGAATCACCTGGCTTGAACAGCAAATTAATTTTACTGAGATTAAGTTTCAGCTGATAAGCTGTCATCTGACATGAGATCCAAGCCAGTGGCTCAAAGAGGAAAGGAGAAAATGAGTTgcatgtcatctgcataacCATGGTCTGAAAAGCTGTGTGAGGATATGACCTATGAAATGTAACCCCGTATTTTAAGGTTGTCACCAACCAAATTGACTGAAATGCCTACGCTCCCAGTAAGTCATGTTTCTATaccaatataatttttttaaatataaaatacccTCCCTTGCCAAAAAAGATTTCAGCTccacatttagctttgattacagcacatgACGTGATGTccggttcatgtgtgaaaatgatttctcatgctcccagaaccactcttacaatttaagtcctggaaaaaacacacatgtaATAAACTGGTTAttaagtacattcaggtcattagctgacttcattttattgccacgtaACATTGCTGTGTCTAGACTTAACAaactgaaacaaccccagatcataacactgcttccagaggcttgtatAGTGGGCCAATGCATGATGGGGAATTTGCTTTATGCCCTTCTCTTCTCATCCTGACACATTGCTCTAGAATAGGGTCAACATGATtattttccattgctccaaagttaaATCCATATACtctatactctttttttttttttcctttctgaaTGGCCTCActaataagtattttttttcttatgaccACAAATATGATGGTTTAGCATAatccttttaaaaatgtgttaaagggTTCTTAATCCAGAAATTTCACACCTTTCACAGCTTATGAAATGGTGAATTTTTAAGGGGGCAGGAAGAAATTTTTTTGATTATGATTGTATCGTTGCCTAAATGTAATAAGCTATTCTGCTAGAACAAAGCCTATGTCTAACCACAAGTTTCTGAGATACTTTGCTAACTAGAATTCCTTACCACCAGTTTTAAAGAGCACCCCAAATTAACCTATGATGTAATCTGAAATTTATTTAGATAGTGGTTTTGATGTCCTTACAGTCATTTTTAGGATTTATGTTAACATAAAAAGACTAGTTCAtggattatatttaaatttattttcacaaCTACTACTTTGAAGAAGTATACATTAGCAAAACAGCTAGCTCATTTTTTAGTAATTTATACAATAATTAATGCATTATATCACAAAATACACATTTCACCAATATCATATATAAATGATTACAATATCAAGCCAACACTGaagttattataattttgttcCTGCTAATGTAGATGCAGGACAAATAAGCCATTATAAAGAAGCTGTACATGGTCGGCAGAGGAAGCTTGACTACTCACaatgaaacacactaaaaacCCATGCCACGTTGGCAAAACATAGCACAAATAGATTTTGAAATCTCCACTGTTAGATAGCTAGCTAAACAAACATATAagcaaatacatttattaatttatattgttatatgttaattaattaatatgagCTTACCATTTAATTATCTtactaaattttaattaaaatgcctagaaaaatgtcaaaatttgtTGTACCAATTAATacgtaaataaaataattacctCCATCCAACATTTACATTCACTTCATTTCTTTCATTGTATTACATTAACAACAAAGTGGCCCAAAGgaaattttaagtttaaaacacTAATTTTGTAAATTGTCAGTTACAGcaatttaatgattttattgaaATGAAGCCCTGCATCTGTCACTGTGAAGGTAGTGGCCTTGTGCTGATTTTCCTTCTCTTCAGCCACAGTAAGACACCCAAAGTGCCACTGCGTGCATGAGCCACTGGATCGCTTCTGCAGTCTGGCCTACATTTGGCAAATTAATACTTTGTTCTCTTCATTCTCTGTACTGTAGATTTGATGAAACGTCTTCTCAAAACATGAATAGTCTCAACAACAATAGTGGCAGTCTAGTTTGCATACAAGAATTCATTGTGCAGAAAATCTCATTTTTCTGTGAGCTTGTTTGTAGATGACTACCAAAAGCACTCTGATGaacaattttaatgtttatgcaTATGTTGGtgtatttctttgttttcttttctgtcatCTCTTGTGCATTACAGTAAAATAGGGATCAACCAGAGTCCAAAAATAAGTAATTCTTTACACAATtgattttgacatttttcaGACTGTCACTGATTCACTATGATTAATTTCTTTTAGTACAGTCTATTTTTCCAGTCAGTCATAATTTCTctgtttcacttttttcactTTGCATGTTTCAGTAAGCTGCTTACAGCAATGAGAAATAAACTTACATTTTCACAGCAAGTTGTCTGGAACTATGAAACCTCTTAGACCATAGgttgtttataaattattagaatgttttgtgtttgtgcctGCAAtatgtttgtggacacctgattaTTATACCCATTCAGTGcctgcaaaagtattcatatcTCTTAAACAGTtgccacattttgtcatgttacaaccacaaatgtaacctttaattaattaaacttacatttaattgtaattttatgtGATGGACCAACATGAAGTGGCACATAATCGTgaaattaaaggaaaattataaacgttttataacattttttacaataataaatgtggcatgcatttgtatttagcCCCCGTTTTACTCTAATAAAATCCTGTGCCTacagaagtcacctaattagtaaatcCAAACATTTAGGATGACAATTCTCCAGTGCATGCAGGTTTCCCGAACTCAAGTGGTTAACAACTTAACAACTCACTAATGTTTCTCAATTATTACCAATGTTCAAGGATTATTTTGCTGAATGAGGCCACTAGTATTAAGGAATACTTTGCCACTAAAAGGTGTACTTGGTCTACAGCAGTTTTTCGGCGATGCATGtaaaagtaacatccacatgaatgaaTGTCAGGACCCAAGTGTTTCTAACAGACCATTGTCCAGAGCATCAAACTGCCTCTGCCAGCATGCCTTTTTATGATAGTGCATCTTGGTGCCAACTCTTTCCCAGGTAAGTAATGCACACTCACCTAATCATCCACAGAAAAAGACAACATGACTCCTCATAACAGGCCACTTCCTTCCATTGCCCTGCAGCCCAGATCTGATGCTCAGGGATACAGGCACTCAGACAGGTCTGTAGATACACACAGCTCGATATGGAGCAAGCAGTGacacaatgtgttttttttttggcaaataacTTTGTTTGAGAAATTTATGCATCAGTGGGTCTTTTGTGGGATTGGAAATACCAGAAATACTAGTCTTTGCTCCACTTACATATATCAGTAACACTGAATGCCCCGGATCCTGTCACTGGTTGTCCTTCCTTGAACCACTTTTGGTAGATACTAACCATTCTATGCTGGGAACACCCCACTAAACCCGCTGTTTTGGACATGCTTTGACCATGTCCTGAACTTTTTAATGTCACTAAAATCCTTACACTTgctattttttctgcttccaataCATCAACTTGATGTTTACATTCTGTGTACTAAATCCCACCACTCAACAGATGCCATTGTAACAAGAAAACTAGCGCTATTCACTTCACCTGCCAGTGGATTTAACGTTATGGTTGATCAGAGTATATCGTTATTGAATAAAAATTGGGCTGACAGTTAAGGGTCTATAATTCTAATATGATTTTGTCCAAAAAGATGTTGATTTTACATTGAGAAGTCATATGAAAATCAACAAGAGTTTATTCTGAACCTGACATCTCTCTTAAGCTTTTTCTGGCCATTCCATATGTTACGGCTTATGTGAATTCAGTTTTAACTGTCCTCATCTTTAACAAAAAATTACTGGGCGACTCAAAACTCAGTAGTGGAGATTTGAGTCCACTCAGACTGTAGGTCGTGTTGGCTTCTATTTGGTGATCCCTGGACCAGGACTAGTCATGTGGCCTTTCTCACTGAATCTACTAAGCCACAGACCGAGGCGGGTTCCCTCATAGTGTTGCGATTTTGGGAAAACCTGCGCTGGTCCATGTGAGAGCGAAAGGGCAGGCAAAATTCTCGAAAGCATCTTTTGAAGTTCTCATCCAGGAAAGCATAGAGCACTGGGTTTAGGCTGCTGTTCATGTAGCCCAGAGCAATGCATAAGTGCCAGCTAATGACCACAAGTGGGTTTTTCTGGTCAATTTTTATAAAGGCCTTTATTATGATGAAAATATGGATGGGTGTCCAGCAGATGATGAAGGCTGCCACCACTACCAGCACCATATGGGTAATGCGGCGCAAATTCTTGTCTTTCTCTTTGGAACCAGAGAGCAAGCGTACACTTTTCAGCCGCAGAATCATCAGCCCATAGCAGACTGAGATCACCAAAACAGGCACCACAAAGGCAAAGATGAACACACAAATCTTCATCACATTGTCATAGTACTGCCCAGGTTCAGGGAATTTCAGCATACAGGTGGTGTTACCTGAGGAAAGATGGAAAGTTTAATAACAATATCCTTACAGATGTAAcagtttatatttctttaactTTGAGTCTTGGCTGGCCTGACTTAGGCTTATAGTCTTtaaattataatgaaaaaaaaacattatcaagACTTTAACACCAAGCAGGAACCAGGTAACTatatgaacaagtcttggtgtTTACATGTAGGTCTTCAATaagcaaaaatgcaaaaaaaatgtatcttatTAATATGTtccattaattaaaacaataatttctGATTACAGTTTTAATTCAATTTGTCtcgcaaaaatgtatttaagcaCTAGGAGTAAATTATTTACCCTTCCTAATTTACAGTTATGCGCATAATCCTAAAATGGCTAAGATGATGATACttctgtgaattttttttccatatttttcccACTTGAATGATTAAAATCATAAGATAAGATacaataaacctttattagtcccacaagtgggaaatttgttttgccacaagtgggaaatttgacattaaacaaatcttaatattacacaaacataACACATGTCAATTAAAAGTGCATTCAATTTTAgataataattttattcattaaataaaaaaaagctgtccaaacctccCTGGCCCCTAAATCTTAttactggttgtgccacccttggcagcaacaactgcattCAAGCATTTGTGATAACTGGTAATGAGTCTTTCGTATCGCTgaggaggaattttggcccacttttttcactccaaaaccttaattttgtgtttttgatcCATTTAGAATTGGGCTTGGTAGTGTGTTTCAGGTAAGtatcctgctgcataacccaagtgcacTAGAGCTTTAGGTCATGGACTGATGAACGGATATTTtcattcaggattttttggtacaGCACAAAATTCACAGTTCTATCAATTATGGGAAGTcctccaggtcctgaagcaaaGCAGCCTTCACCATCACACTACTATGTTTGATGGTtgatatgatgttctttttatgaaaggTTTGTTAGTTTTATACCAAAAGTAATGGGACACACACTTTCCAAATCAGTCCACAGAAAATTTTCCCAAAAGACTTGGGAATAATCAAGAATTCTTTTGACAAATGTAAGACGAgcctttgtgtttgtttggtcAGCAGTGTCTTCCACCTTAAAACTTTTGCATGGGTGCCATCTTTACCCAGGTTCATTCTCATTATTCAATCATAAAccctgaccttaactgaggcaagtgaggcctgcaggttTTTAGATGCTGGGTTCTTTTATAAGCTCCTggatgatttgttgttgtgctcATGGTGTATTTTTGGTTGGGTGGCCACTCTTGGGGAAGTTAATCACTGTTCCAAGTTttttccatttgtggataatg
Coding sequences:
- the oprd1b gene encoding opioid receptor, delta 1b isoform X2; translation: MDPPAVTGSGFGDRYIITDYNDNFTEPTGALSNRTGEQLAASERTFMIIAISVTAIYSAICALGLLGNVLVMYGVVRYTKMKTATNIYIFNLAMADALATSTLPFQSAKYLMRTWPFGELLFRALEFRTPVKAKIINVCIWILASAVGIPIMIVAVTVRDNGNTTCMLKFPEPGQYYDNVMKICVFIFAFVVPVLVISVCYGLMILRLKSVRLLSGSKEKDKNLRRITHMVLVVVAAFIICWTPIHIFIIIKAFIKIDQKNPLVVISWHLCIALGYMNSSLNPVLYAFLDENFKRCFREFCLPFRSHMDQRRFSQNRNTMREPASVCGLVDSVRKAT